The Spinacia oleracea cultivar Varoflay chromosome 2, BTI_SOV_V1, whole genome shotgun sequence DNA segment aaaacagactaagggatactacttctacaaccaaagcgaaaacaaagtgtttgttgctcgcgatggtgtctttctggaaaaggagtttatttccagaaaaacaagtgggagtaatgtatatctcgaagaaattcgagatgagcaacaaatggatgaggttcacacctcgtcagagacgacccagcatgaaaatgctcaggaggcggtgcattccattcatgcgccttctaccgtcccacttggagataatccatgcgaagtccctcaacctaatgaggtggaaacttctcctgttgttccccaacgtaggtctagtaggactgccattccgtcaaagagatatattgatttccttttgactgaaagttctgaaatagagattttagaacatgaggaacctactagctacacaaatgctttgacgagtcaagactccgagaaatggcttgaagccatgagatccgaaatggattcgatgtttgaaaatcaagtatgggacttggttgctttgcctgatggggttaaacccataggttgcaaatggattttcaaactgaaaaaggacaaagatggaaacattgatgtctttaaggcaagactagtggcaaaaggttttagacaaattcatggtattgactatgatgaaaccttctcaccagtagccatgctgaaatccattaggataattcttgcgattgctgcctttcatgactatgagatctggcagatggacgtcaaaaccgctttcttgaatgggttcttgaaagaggatgtgtacatgacacaaccacaaggttttgaagatccaaacagtccaagaaaagtttgcaagcttaagaagtccatttatgggcttaagcaagcatcccggagttggaacctcagatttgatgaggcagtcaaatcttttggcttcctcagaaatgaagaggaatcttgtatatacaagaagttgagtgggagtagtattgctttcctagtcttgtatgtggatgacatacttctcataggaaacgacaagaccatgcttgagtcagtcaaggaatggcttaaaagttgtttttccatgaaagacctaggagaagctgaatacatcttgggaataaggatccatagagatagatccaaaaggctgattggacttagccaagagacttatattgataaggttcttgcaaggttcaagctggaaaactccaaaagaggtttcattcccatgcaacatggcatttcacttggcaagactcagtgtccttcgacacctgatgaggtcaagcgcatgagtaatgttccttatgcctctgcagtagggtccattatgtatgccatggtatgcactcgaccggatgttgcatatgctttgagtatgtgcagcagataccagtcaaacccaggagaggcgcactggatggaagcaaagaatatccttaagtacttaaggactaaggatgatttcttggtctatggtggagataatgagttggttgccactggatacaccgatgcaagcttccaaagtgacaaagatgatttccgatcacaatctggtttcatattttgtctaaatggaggggctgtgagctggaagagttctaagcagagtaccatcgcagattctacaacagaggctgagtatattgcaacaagtgatgcagcaaaagaagctgtttggataaaaaagttcattagtgaacttggtgtagttcctagcattgaaaatggcGTTGAGTTatattgtgacaacaatggtgccatttctcagtccaaggaacccagatcgcaccaaaaatccaaacatgtgctcaggagattccatcttattcgagagatcgttgaaagaggggatgtgaaagtaagcaaggttcatactgaggataacgtggctgatcctctgactaaaccgcttgctcaacctaagcatgagagtcatactaggtctatggggcttaggcatatgggagaatggctttagtttgtttactttatgtttacaattgtaaagacatttattatgctttgaatgtttatcaataaaagttcattcttatttaattgtttggtttagtattaaataaaatgtccaaataacttgtgttttcaaataggattatcgaaaacgttttgataatggaaccctataaagtgaactgaaatcacaacttattaagtccctagtctaaatcactaaattggacataagtgatttatgtgaagactagcatgtaattaattgatagtgcagttccatgggctatggagacatagggatgtctaattgattatatggatgtatacttgatgcattgtgacttgacctaactagattctaaaagtagaatcaaacttctatatttagtggattccttagacatgagtatgtcttaataaccacgagacaattagtttaactttgacgctgttaaacgccgcgccgtaaaaggaggttataaaggcagtgatcaggtgggctaagaattgagtgggagttatggtcatacaagagtgaataagtcctcctatttgataggaatggtgtctgggcctcttgatgagcgagaactgaaaattgcatggccatgcggaatgggattaaaagttaatctttatttgaacagttcgaactcggcgatcaagaaactagaatttgagaataacagtgtgttatcaaattttggcattaagagacttaaggaatttagcattgcgttcttgtcttcggacaagtgggagattgaaggaattatgtccttagacatttccggcaattactaaatataaataggaattaattatgaagataataagttaattattttagtaatcatatttgcttgctagagaataaatgtgattagcaggacaatattgattggacctacaactaaaatatattaatcctataaggtcacacatataagcattaattggaatgggcccaaagggcccgatggcaaccggtctgttaagggaagaatgttgggctttggttttgtgttaacctaaaactctcacattataatagttataatgtcagggatttaaaaatcacgttcattcaatatctgacaaaaaggaaaacacaaaaaccctaattctaattctctaaacgccgtacatcccaaacaaagcaagagacagattgtgatcgttctcttccgtactagcatacgtgggattcaattcgtgcttgtggactgagtagaggagcaacaagtggggctctaagatcttcgaagcttgcatacgaacgggagaacacgcttcaaaggtgattattctttcgacttaatctgatctatactattgttatgcatgagatcctgtgatagatgttaggaaattgtttcctgaaattccgctttatgcatctatatgttacAACAATATCCTTCCTTAGTAGCCAAAACTAAGGCTAAGGATGGCCAGATCAAACCCAACGGTGGTGATAATCAGGACTAGGCTAAACAGAGTGCCAAAATGATAAACCCATAGAGTCTGACCTGGGCCACAAGCAAAGTAGGATCACATTTCATATTCGTATAACCCACAAAGGGTCAAAAGAAGCTCAAGTGtgtttccaaaataaattagacCAAGGAGATCACGTGGAAGCAATTTATAAAGTTATTTCATAAAGTTTTATTTAacaattactatttgcacgTACTCCGATACAAAAATTTAACCTACTAAAAAAGCTTCTGAAGTTTCTGCCATTTCGTCGGGACTCACCGTTAGAGCTTCTGATGCAGGTTCCTCTGTCCTTGAGTTCTCCGTCATGAAATAAATTACAAAGAAAACACCCAAATTCTAACctattaaaaaaatgaaaaaatataaataactgtATCCAATTCTTTGCTTCCTTCAacttaaatactccatttagaTTTACAACGCCATAGGTAATCTTTAAGAGTAAAGAGAAAGAGGAGCAAGTTGTCGGCGGTTCAATAGCTTTTGCAGAACCAACATGTGGCGCGTTATTAAAAGGACTTGTCGATTTAATGGTACAGTAGTTCGGAGtacttaatttttaatattagggTTGGAAGGGTATCAATACAAAATAAAACTTTTACCCActtgaaaaacaaacaaacaaccccttttaatgatttttattatttttttaatttagatGGTTCagattttatataaaaaaatgaacGGACCAGATCTTATAAGTCCAGGAAGTCGTCATTAGTCGACGACCTTTACAGAAGTGTCGAACAAtgtattttgataaaatattcattttctttttataaaatgttcaattttttttctggaatatattttgttactgagttttgttttggaatataCTATGAGttatttctagtattatattcaTAATGGAAATGTTCTTTGTACTAATATTCAATTTTTCTATCGTAAAATTTTAAATCTACACTCATTTTGGTAAAATATTCAATTCATTTTGGTAAAATATTCAATTCCTTTTTATAAAATGTTCGTTTACTCTGATATACTAAGTTTGGTTTAGAAATGTTCAATTAATTCAACTCctatattcataatttcaatgtTTGAACTTTTGTTCATTTCTTCAGTCCTTTTTAATATTAAAACTCATGATAACTGTTTTTATgttaaatgttcattttgttttcataaaatattcatTTCTTCAAACTGTATTTTGCTCTGGACAAACATTAGTTATACATTTATAAAATCTAGAGAACAACCAAAAAGGTTAATACTCAAATTTAAGCGAAGACCAACTGAATCCCAGCCAGAGGTTCAGAAAGTATTAAGGTATaagataatatcaattttttattaaatttgaatgatttttaatattatataaTATAATGTGTCCATTAACatcatattaataaaaaatacagTGAAGGAGATGGGAATGCATCTACAACTTCTGAGACAGAAGTTCAAAAACCATTGAGGTAATATAATGTCCATTTTTAGCTTTTTGaatgatttttttattaattttatataaaatGATTTGTACGTTTACACCTTACTATTCAAATTACAGTGAAGGAGATGAGAAATCTTCATCAAAATCCCAGCTTGAAGTTACTGAGAAATCTTCATCAAAATCCCAACCTGAAGTTCAAAAAACATCAAGgtaaaaaataatatgaattttCAATTTAGTTGAATCGTTCTTAATTTTATATAAAATAGCATGTATATTAACAATATATTATTCAAAAAACAGTGAAGTAGATCAAGAAAATCCTTCAAAATCTTTGGTACAAAAAAAGATTGCTACAAAAAATAGGTAcaattttgctttttttttacaattcattttttcttctgcatatttgttcataattgtttcattgtttgttcattcatttggaattgtttgttctttattttttatggtTTATTCTTTATTATTGAACAGctctttctttcttgtttatttgtaagtttatatttaaatgATATTGTTCATACGTTTTCATATATATGATCACactttttttggtttaatttattgaattttttttgtactttgtttATCAGGGGCAACATGTTAGTGAAACAACTTTTAGCAAAGAGCATAAAGCAGAACAACAAAAAAAGGGCTGCAGAAATGGTAGCTGCAGCTGCTGCAAAAGACAGCAAAGAAGCTGAGGAAAGGATAGCTACACCTGCCGTAGCTGCACAAATAGAAGCTGAGAAAAGGGCACCTGCTGCTGATGCAGAAGCCAAAAGAGTCGCTGAGGAAAAGGCATCTGCAGCTGAGAAAGAAGCCAAAAGACTGGATGAGGAAAAGGCATCTGCAGCTGATGCAGAAGCCAAAAGAGTGGCTGAGGAAAAGGCATTTGCAGCTGATGCAGAAGCCCGAAGATTGGCTGAGGAAAAGGCATCTGCAGCTGATGCCCAAAGAGAAGCTGAGCATAAAGAAGCTGAAAACAAGAGGATGAAGGCTaataagaaaaaggaagaagaagataaaGCTGAAGCAAAGAAGAAGGATATTgaggaaagaaagaaagaatatGAAGATAAAATGAGCCAGCTTATTGCTAAAAACAACAAAGAGTTGATAGAGGAAGCGGAAAGGAAACAATCTGAGAGAAAGGAAAGAGAAGctgagagaaagaaaaaagaagatgaTGATGCCACAAAAGCAATTGCCAAGGTGGTTGAAAATATAAATGCTTCAGAGAGTGCAGATCCAACCAATGGTGGTAATGGCACAAAAAAATGAAGGAAGACAACTGCTAACAAGAAGAAGACCattcaaaatataattattgaTGAAGCACTACAAAAGAAGTTGCACAACATATCAGATTCATACAATCCGAGAAGAAGTACAAGATCAATGGTGAAAGTGCAACAAAATGTTTGTGCTGAAATAGTTAGAAAAGAAGAATTTGATGGAAAAGGTAAATATTTACATTGTTCAATCTTATTTCAATAAATTTTCAAATATATTATTATGTAAGTTGTACTTAGTATTTGTTATTAATGTAGATGTTTCTGAAGTTACTTCCAAAGTAACAAATACTCCAAAGAAAAGGAAAGGGGTTGAGAAAGAAGTTGAGGATGAGCTTGTGGATGTTGAGatcataaaaacaaaaaagcaaaaaggtaaatatatataaaaaaaatgttaaacaaTAATCTAAGATATTTGATAAAATGTTAATATATTAAATACATTGTAATCTTTTTTACAGGAGTTGAGAAAAAAACATCTGTTAAAGGAAGATTTCTTCCTCTTAGGACTGCAATGAAAAGAAACAAGAAAAATGATACTGAAGAAGTGAGAGATGAACAGAAAACATGTTTTACATTTAACATTGTTCAAAGTTTTTTCATGGAATGTTAATTTGGTTAtcataaaatgttatttttgtttgcataAAAATTCTTTCTGTTTTTATCTCAGTTATTCAAAGTTTTTGGTtatatgttcaaagtttttttcCATCATGTTCAAAAATTTTCTATATTAAGTTCAAAGTTTTCTGCATTATGTTCCAAGTTTTTTATCATATGTtcaaaaaactttgaacatatgATAAAATAACTTTGAACTTAATAAAATTTAACATTGTTCAAATTTTTTTCATGGAATGTTCATTTGGTTAtcataaaatgttatttttgtttGGATAAAAATTCTTTCTGTTTTTACCTCATGCAGTTATTCAAAGTTTTTGGTtatatgttcaaagtttttctCCATCATGTTCAAAATTTTTCTATATTAATTAGTTCAAAGTTTTCTGCATTATGTTTGAAGTTTTTTATcatatgttcaaagtttttgggTCATATGTTCAAACAATTTTACCATTTTGTTCTATTGATAGGACTTGCAAAAGTCATAGttaaagggaaaagaaaaatgaaagaaagtttgaaaaaaagaaaggaacaaGAAGAAGAGGTTCAAGAAGAAGAGGAATTAGAGGGAGATGAcaaagaggaggaagaagaggatGAAGAGAAaaatgaggaagaagaggaagaagatgaggaagatgaGGAAGACGAAGaatgggaagaagaagaagtgaaagaacaaaaaaagatGAAAAAGGTATATTTAGTATAATAAAATGTTAAACATTGTATTACATATTTATCAAAACTTCTTAATTCTATGTTCTTCTCTAACAGAGCAAATAGTACCGGTGAAGGATAGGTTGCTTATGTTCGAAAAACAAAGACAAGAAATAGGTAAGActaaaatttatttgttttccaTAAGATTAAATATTCTAGGATTGTTATTAAAACTTACTTATATGTGTTCCTTTTCCAGCATCAAAAAGAACAACACCAAAAGCAAACCTACCTgctgaaaagaaaagaaagaggaaAATAACTGATGAGGATTGGGAAGTGAAGGAAGAGAATGAAAATGATGATATTCACAATTCAGAAAAcggtaaaaataaaaatacttgaATGAATctatgtaatttatttttattcttattattcctgcattaatttttggttttgttaatcAGCTTTAATTGTGGAACGGGAGGCTTCCCCTTTGGCGATGAGTACCAAAGAAGTTCCTGCAAGAAAGAAAGCAAAGAAATCAATCGCTATTTACAAGGAGAGagtagaagaagaagaggaagaaaaaaCTGGTGTTAGAGGAGGACATGGAAAATTCATTACTTTCATTTCCATGATGAATGAACAGAAGAAGGAGGCCGTTCGGAATATTGGTCTAGGAGCATTGCTAGATTTCCAGCTACCTACTTCATCCCAACAATTTGTTACATGGCTGTGTAACAACTTTGAGGAAAACAGCCAATATCTTTATCTGCTAAAGAATGAgaaaattctgatagaatttgaGGACGTGAAAAAGATATATGGCCTTCCTAGCGGTGAAGTAGACATAGTTGAGGCAAAGTCTGACAAGGCTAGTGAAGAATTTTCTGCATTCATGGCAAGGTAAATGATCTTAAGTCtatacttttatttttaatatgttATAGACTTCAAAAATCTAACTGCATTATGCATGTACTATAAATGTTCTTTTACTTAAAGTTATTTGTTCAATTGTGTATGGCTTAATATACATTGAGAATTTGAAAGTTTATCTCATACAATTATAATGAGAAAAAGTTTTTTCTGCGTTTATCTCATACAATTATTCATAGTTTTTCCTCcttatgttcaaagtttttatcAATTATGTTCAAAAAAATTCCTTATTATGTTTAAAGCTTCTCCAATATGTTCAAAGCTTTTCTCCattatgttcaaagttttttacctttatgttcaaagtttttagtCATATGTTCAAAAGTGTTTtccttaattaaattttgttcatTAACAAAAACAGATGGAAGAAGACATTAATACATGAAAAGTGgaatcctaattaaattttgttcatatttaatgaaattttgtttttcttaattaaattttgttcatATGTCTATGCTTGTTCTTTTTCTATAACCCTGATTCAtataattgttcataattgttcatAGTTGTTGTTGCGTTTGTTCTTTCATTTTATATTGGTTGTTCTTTCTATTTGGGAATGTTTATCTTAATTAGATTTTGTTCATTAAAAAAACAGGTTGAAAAAGATCTTTATAGATTCAAAGTGGAATCCTCTTGGGAATAAGGTCCCATCAGTTCAGAAAATTTTGAAGTACTACAGTCGAGAAGACCAAATTGAGGCTGGACCGGATGCAAATTTCATTACAAGCTTCTTGGTGGTGACTGTCAACACGTTGATCAAGAGCACATTGTCAAACCAAGCATACTTCAAATTTTTGTTCTCAATGATGAATTATGAGCAGATCCGGAACTTGAACTGGTGCAAGTATGTGTGGGAGGCACTGCTCTCAACTACTGCACAGATAAAAAAAAACCTGAAACAAAAGGACAAAGCAACATTTTTCACAGGACCATTGCCGTTGTTGACGGTAACATCATTTACACCttctaaatttatgattttaatgtaCTTGATCAATCATAGGGTTTTTCTAACACTTATACTTTGTATGTCAAATTTTCTATTTTGACAGAGTTCAAAGAATGAACTTTTTTCCTCCAAGACGAATTCCACTTGTATCCTGCTGGACAAAGGAAATAGGACACAAACGGAATAAATTGGAGGAAAGTGGCTTTGGATTGGGGAAGGTGTTACCCAAAATCAATATTGAAGAAAAACAAACTCGCAAGGTATTACTAAATACATCACATTCTAATAGATTAAAGTTAATTCTTCTGCAAAATATAAATATGTGTAATATTAATCTTATGTTCCTTCCTTTAATatgttaaataatatttttagaacatatataaataaatgttcataacCCTTTGCTtaaatgttctttatttttgCATATAATGTTCATACCTCTCTAAGAAATATAATAACATAATGAAGAATTAGTGCATTATATAGTAATAAAATGTTCAAACCTCTTTAGTTATTTATTCAAACTGTATCAATAAATGATAAAAATAAGTGTTCAAGCCTCTTTACTtatatattgaaggaaataatgcccttggtccaagtatgcattcaatgttaagtctaataaatgcggttcagtattaattaacaagttaataattcagtgagatcaagtgagctgaatgcctagctagagccgCTTcacttcaagtggaattaatgatattaatccacagcttactcttgactgaacccgtagggtcacacaaatagtatgtaaacgggtcaagtatttaatggcattaaatactctatctatggatattcggaatcgacggatcttggtttcagtgggagctgagatcgtcactagcaagtgaatactccggaaacgacgatattgccggaaacggaaatatggatcgtatcggaaatataaatattatccaagtcgtagatgttgccggaaacggaaacattgtacgtatcggaaaatattatcggaaatagaaatattgccggaatcggaaatattgccggaatcggaaatattgccggaaacggaaatattgtcagaatcagaaatattgccggaaacggaaatattgtcagaatcggaaatattatcggaatcggaaaataattccggaaacggaaatattaaatatttgttcgaaacggaaattaattccggaatcggaaatattaaatattgtttgtatcgaaaatgaattccggaatcgggaatttaatcggaagcgtatcgtacgaattagcatcggacgaggcccgctagacgaaggcccagcacgaagccagaccatcccccagcgagccacacgcaccatcgcacgccaagcctcgaccaggcccagcgcaaggccaggcccaaccaaggccaagggcgcgcgcgcgagagcacatcagcagtgggccgagcgctgtgcgcctagcgtgggccgcaaggcttgcgcgggtgtacggtgctcgtgcaatgctcgtgcgcgaatcctaaagcaatcgggattcgaaatatgattaaatcctaaaactattagataatgattatttaatagagttctagcaggattctaattaaaataattaatatcctaataggattataattcctttccatacctctataaataagtgcctagggtcataatttatagagacaattgaagtattcaaagggtaagtttttgaaagaaaaatcagccatacacttgcaaacacaatagccgaaattcctagtaaccttaagggcgattctagttggtctaacttgaggcggatccggacgtactgtggactatctacggagggacgacatttggagtcctaaagacttgttcttgttcggttcgggcgcagctagggagggcacgctacaaagtgtatgctcctaaattatgctaaatgattatgtgtaaataatatgtttcctggcattaaggttttccgcatgatttttgttttgtcatatgtatcataacctaacatatattGTGTATGTACACAAGTGTCATTCAGTATATATAGTTGTTCATACTTTTACTTCTAAAAGATCAAACTGAAACACCTAAAAGTTTACTATTCCCTAATGTATGTCAATTGGTTTTAAAACACATGAGTTCATAGATGAGTTTGTGGGTATAATTCAAGTTGTTGGTGACAATTTGTCAAAGCTTTCTGATTCACTGAAGAAGGTGCAAGAATTCTTCCCAGGAAATGAGTTGGTATCTAAAGTGGAAGAGTTCTTGTCAAAAATGGAAAAAGAACCATCATTAAGCCAAGATGAGTGGTCTGATGACTTCATTAAGGCTCTATTGGAGAAAGAAAAAGAGTTGTTGGATGCAATTAATCTGGAGAAAAAGAAAGCACAAAAGGATAAGCAGAGATATGAGTATAATATCAAGAATGCATTCGACTTGGGACTTTCATCATCACCGATGGTAGATGATGACAAGTTGAAAGGTGAGAAAGCTGGTACATCCACCTCTACGCCAAGTTTTTCACTGGAAGAAATAGATGAATCTTTGGCTTCTGCTATGCTGAATCTAAAACAAAGAAGGGaggaagagaaaaaagaaaatgaaattgcAAAAGCTAAGAAAATGATGCAAGCAGAATCAGAAGTGAGTGAACCAGCTTTAGAAGAACCAAAAACAACAGTGGAGCAGATTGTTGTACAACCAGAGGAGATTGTGAGCTTGGATGCAGCTACAGTGGAGACTGAGTTGCATGTATCAGAAATGATGCCTGCAACTAATGTAATTCAAGAGGAGCCTGCACCAGAAGTGAGAAGTGAAAAGGATCCTGCACCACAAGTGATTGAGAAGAAGGTTACACCAGATGGGGTTGAGGAGCAGCCTGCAACAAATAAGACAAATGAAAATGCTGAACCACAAGTGCTTGAGAATAAGGTTGCACCACAAATGGTTGAGGAGCCAGCAGAACCTCATACTCCTACACAGGCGCAGGTGCAACAAGCAGTGGAAGCTGAACTATCTATTGGTGTTGAACAATCTTCTCTTTCTTCACCAAAAACTCCATTGAATGAAGTCTCAATATCAACATTAATTTCAAGCACAAAAACAGATTTGAAATTGGACGAAATTTTTGAAGACAAAGGAGAAAAAAAGATGAAGAAGAAGGGTAAATTTTAACTGTATTTAGactgaatttgtatttgtgaaACTTTGGTTATATTATGAAAACTATTTTAAAGACATAATAATGTTTTGGTTATTTAAAATGTCatgatttaattttttaatcttTTTGTTTTTCGTTAATATTCATTCTTTTTATACGTTTTGTTCAAACGTGTTAAATACGTTCATACTCttctattttttgttctttctttttcaaacttgttaaattcTTGGATCATTCTTCTGGAATgttatgttctttctttttgtacttTTGGTTCATTCTTTTACtttatatgttcatattttaaaattttttgttctttcttgttcaaACCGGTTAACTTCTTGGTtcttcttctggaattttatattCTTTCTTGTTGAATTTTTTATCTCTTTATTTATCTTATATGTTCATACTCTTAATCTTATATGTTCATACTCTTAATCTTATATGTTCATTTTTATAATTATGTtgattttttgttaaatttttagTATATACAGAAATGAGAAAGGTGACAAAGGAAAAAGACCCCAAAGGATTCACAAACTACAGGCTGCCTTCTCTTCTCCATATTTGGTCAAGTATCGAGACTTGTTCAAAAATC contains these protein-coding regions:
- the LOC130467265 gene encoding vicilin-like seed storage protein At2g18540, producing the protein MRIVLRAEGKESVLENPLPLEPLPQNATEAQCRAKQTLEDNSLQKNARLGRLHSMMVQDEGNLPGEPEHKDVLMPEVQKVLSEGDGNASTTSETEVQKPLSEGDEKSSSKSQLEVTEKSSSKSQPEVQKTSRGNMLVKQLLAKSIKQNNKKRAAEMVAAAAAKDSKEAEERIATPAVAAQIEAEKRAPAADAEAKRVAEEKASAAEKEAKRLDEEKASAADAEAKRVAEEKAFAADAEARRLAEEKASAADAQREAEHKEAENKRMKANKKKEEEDKAEAKKKDIEERKKEYEDKMSQLIAKNNKELIEEAERKQSERKEREAERKKKEDDDATKAIAKVVENINASESADPTNGGNGTKK
- the LOC110802986 gene encoding uncharacterized protein yields the protein MVKVQQNVCAEIVRKEEFDGKDVSEVTSKVTNTPKKRKGVEKEVEDELVDVEIIKTKKQKGVEKKTSVKGRFLPLRTAMKRNKKNDTEEVRDEQKTCFTFNIVQRLAKVIVKGKRKMKESLKKRKEQEEEVQEEEELEGDDKEEEEEDEEKNEEEEEEDEEDEEDEEWEEEEVKEQKKMKKQIVPVKDRLLMFEKQRQEIASKRTTPKANLPAEKKRKRKITDEDWEVKEENENDDIHNSENALIVEREASPLAMSTKEVPARKKAKKSIAIYKERVEEEEEEKTGVRGGHGKFITFISMMNEQKKEAVRNIGLGALLDFQLPTSSQQFVTWLCNNFEENSQYLYLLKNEKILIEFEDVKKIYGLPSGEVDIVEAKSDKASEEFSAFMARLKKIFIDSKWNPLGNKVPSVQKILKYYSREDQIEAGPDANFITSFLVVTVNTLIKSTLSNQAYFKFLFSMMNYEQIRNLNWCKYVWEALLSTTAQIKKNLKQKDKATFFTGPLPLLTSSKNELFSSKTNSTCILLDKGNRTQTE